In a genomic window of Bacillus rossius redtenbacheri isolate Brsri chromosome 4 unlocalized genomic scaffold, Brsri_v3 Brsri_v3_scf4_2, whole genome shotgun sequence:
- the LOC134541803 gene encoding prostatic spermine-binding protein-like produces the protein DDDDDDDDDDDDDDDDDDDDDDDDDDDDDDDDDDDDDDDDDDDDDDDDDDDDDDDDDDDDDDDDDDDDDDDDDDDDDDDDDDDDDDDDDDDDDDDDDDDDDDDDDDDDDDDDDDDDDDDDDDDDDDDDDDDDDDDDDDDDDDDDDDDDDDDDDDDDDDDDDDDDDDDDDDDDDDDDDDDDDDDDDDDDDDDDDDDDDDDDDDDDDDDDDDDDDDDDDDDDDDDDDDDRQAVSSYVEQHVHC, from the coding sequence gatgatgatgatgatgatgatgatgatgatgatgatgatgatgatgatgatgatgatgatgatgatgatgatgatgatgatgatgatgatgatgatgatgatgatgatgatgatgatgatgatgatgatgatgatgatgatgatgatgatgatgatgatgatgatgatgatgatgatgatgatgatgatgatgatgatgatgatgatgatgatgatgatgatgatgatgatgatgatgatgatgatgatgatgatgatgatgatgatgatgatgatgatgatgatgatgatgatgatgatgatgatgatgatgatgatgatgatgatgatgatgatgatgatgatgatgatgatgatgatgatgatgatgatgatgatgatgatgatgatgatgatgatgatgatgatgatgatgatgatgatgatgatgatgatgatgatgatgatgatgatgatgatgatgatgatgatgatgatgatgatgatgatgatgatgatgatgatgatgatgatgatgatgatgatgatgatgatgatgatgatgatgatgatgatgatgatgatgatgatgatgatgatgatgatgatgatgatgatgatgatgatgatgatgatgatgatgatgatgatgatgatgatgatgatgatgatgatgatgatgatgatgatgatgatgatgatagaCAAGCCGTGAGCAGCTACGTAGAACAACATGTGCACTGTTAA